One stretch of Leptospira hartskeerlii DNA includes these proteins:
- a CDS encoding SDR family NAD(P)-dependent oxidoreductase has product MKTNNTQKTVLVTGGSSGIGKELSILLYKQGCNVLVVSISKEELKLLHKECKEINSSGKLETLEADLTQTESVPKILKWISKLNLEVDVLVNNAGFGLWGKSWELSPEKVNSMLLLNINAVTRLSNEFSKRMIKRKNGFILNVASTASLQPLSHMAAYAASKAYVVSFSEALAAEVAPYGIKIGILYPGTTKTNFLSVAGIHKENRKGGLGNLAYSIAMDPKDVAKVAFNTIQNETKRSVPGLMNKAHYYSTKIFPSWIVKRIADRIFKKE; this is encoded by the coding sequence ATGAAAACGAACAACACTCAAAAAACGGTTTTAGTCACCGGAGGATCTTCCGGGATAGGCAAAGAACTTTCTATCTTATTATACAAACAAGGTTGTAATGTATTAGTAGTCAGCATTTCCAAAGAAGAATTAAAACTTCTTCACAAAGAATGCAAAGAGATCAACTCTTCCGGAAAATTAGAAACATTGGAAGCGGATCTAACACAAACGGAAAGTGTTCCCAAAATTTTAAAATGGATCTCTAAATTAAACTTAGAAGTAGATGTCTTAGTTAATAATGCAGGGTTCGGACTTTGGGGAAAATCTTGGGAGCTTTCTCCAGAAAAAGTGAACTCTATGCTCCTGTTAAACATAAATGCAGTTACCAGACTTTCTAACGAATTTTCCAAAAGGATGATAAAACGTAAGAACGGTTTTATATTGAATGTTGCATCCACTGCTTCTTTGCAGCCTCTTTCTCATATGGCAGCTTATGCGGCAAGCAAGGCCTATGTGGTTAGTTTTTCAGAAGCACTTGCAGCAGAAGTTGCCCCATACGGGATCAAAATTGGGATCTTATATCCAGGGACGACTAAGACAAATTTCCTATCAGTCGCAGGAATTCATAAAGAAAACAGAAAAGGAGGCTTAGGAAATCTTGCTTATTCCATTGCAATGGATCCGAAAGATGTGGCAAAAGTCGCATTCAATACAATCCAAAATGAAACCAAAAGATCTGTCCCAGGATTAATGAATAAGGCACATTATTATTCTACGAAAATATTTCCTTCTTGGATCGTCAAAAGAATAGCGG
- the map gene encoding type I methionyl aminopeptidase, with product MTVRNKEDLEALQRIGKITAETLVKMREAAKPGISTKELDRIAHSYFSKFGARSAPQLMYKFPGYTCISLNTEIAHGIPSDRILQEGDLLNLDVSLELNGYFADTGFTLIVGKDDKGLSKLLDVSSDALKLALSGVKTGEKLNSIGRTIENTAKKNGYKVIRTLCGHGVGKSLHEEPFDICNYYEPRDKRILKSGQVIAVETFVSTGAEDFVEQSDGWTLKTPDGSFTAQFEHSVVVTELGPIILTAA from the coding sequence ATGACGGTTCGTAATAAAGAAGATCTGGAAGCATTACAAAGGATCGGCAAGATCACAGCAGAGACCTTGGTCAAGATGAGAGAAGCAGCTAAACCAGGGATCAGTACTAAAGAATTAGATCGTATTGCGCATTCTTATTTTTCTAAGTTCGGGGCCAGAAGCGCTCCTCAACTCATGTATAAATTTCCAGGATACACTTGTATTAGTTTGAATACTGAGATCGCTCATGGAATTCCAAGCGACCGTATCTTGCAGGAAGGGGACCTTCTAAATCTGGATGTTTCTTTAGAGCTGAACGGTTATTTTGCGGATACAGGTTTTACTTTGATTGTTGGAAAAGATGATAAAGGTTTAAGCAAACTTTTAGACGTTTCTTCTGATGCATTGAAGCTTGCTCTTTCGGGCGTAAAGACCGGAGAAAAACTGAATTCAATCGGAAGAACGATCGAGAATACAGCTAAGAAGAACGGATACAAAGTGATCCGTACCTTATGCGGACATGGAGTTGGCAAATCTCTTCATGAAGAACCATTCGATATTTGTAATTATTATGAACCAAGGGATAAACGAATTCTAAAATCGGGACAGGTAATCGCAGTAGAAACTTTTGTTTCGACAGGAGCGGAAGACTTTGTAGAACAATCGGATGGATGGACTTTAAAAACTCCTGACGGTTCCTTTACTGCTCAGTTCGAACATTCAGTAGTAGTTACTGAGCTTGGACCGATTATTCTAACAGCGGCATAA
- a CDS encoding bile acid:sodium symporter, with protein MLIRIVLILLSLSSMYGLGLRIEKKELGSWSKFIPILVFAFFWNFGILPVSVFFTGKLLGVSELAFAAIFLCAASPGGASGGLFVLRAKGNPALGGMLIALLNGANTVLTPLIFSIYQGGSGFNFDLFLKLFLIGTFLQGLPLLLGLLSKYFFPKFFDPIAPWVERFSTFCLVLSILFLIFQYGEYALSLGWIAWIGAAIAVGLSLLPGIFLFHSTQEVRASLSMVSGIRSLSLALLLAELHLKQSETLLTVLMYGTVMYLISAVAAEFWNGKKKIQA; from the coding sequence ATGTTAATACGGATCGTACTTATTCTTCTTTCCCTTTCCTCCATGTACGGCTTGGGGCTGAGGATAGAAAAAAAAGAATTAGGCTCCTGGTCTAAATTTATTCCGATCCTTGTGTTCGCATTCTTTTGGAATTTTGGGATACTTCCTGTTTCCGTATTTTTTACGGGAAAACTTTTAGGAGTATCCGAGCTTGCATTCGCTGCAATTTTTCTTTGTGCTGCTTCTCCTGGAGGCGCGTCGGGAGGATTGTTTGTTTTAAGAGCAAAAGGAAATCCTGCATTGGGCGGGATGCTAATCGCATTATTGAACGGCGCGAATACTGTTTTGACTCCTTTGATCTTCTCTATCTACCAAGGTGGTTCGGGATTTAATTTCGATCTTTTCCTAAAACTTTTTTTAATCGGAACCTTCTTACAAGGGTTACCTTTGCTTCTCGGACTTCTGAGTAAATATTTCTTCCCTAAATTCTTCGATCCGATTGCTCCTTGGGTGGAAAGATTCAGCACTTTCTGTCTGGTTTTATCGATCTTATTTTTGATCTTTCAATATGGAGAATATGCTCTAAGTCTAGGTTGGATTGCATGGATCGGTGCTGCTATTGCTGTAGGGCTTTCTCTTCTTCCTGGGATTTTTTTGTTTCATTCCACACAAGAAGTTAGAGCTTCTTTGTCCATGGTTTCCGGGATCAGAAGTTTATCTTTGGCACTTCTTCTTGCAGAACTTCATCTCAAACAAAGTGAAACGTTACTTACTGTTCTTATGTATGGAACTGTAATGTATTTAATTAGCGCTGTAGCTGCAGAATTTTGGAATGGAAAGAAGAAGATCCAAGCATGA
- a CDS encoding metallophosphoesterase encodes MNFYLNAYSKSNFIIDVIVIITFILFLFVSLGNKRKFVFSKEWDLSFYKRILILVLIYLALASTIPFFLDVSSFIRVRIAWTVLTIALPLIGLVHFVFSKRTFFLFGSIFLVCIKFYSEVWEPNFLDVERIQIRSDKIVSPIKIVHISDLQTDDIRDLHLEVREEANRFQPDLILFTGDVMNHASIYPIVTSYLKEFKSNNGFFFVTGDVDHILRYTDFSKKSGSVLWDRKSKVLQVGKNKIGLIGLGLPDYRNKTLIWSLRREIPEDIYSILISHYPDSVLHQPNEKVDLVLAGHTHGGQVQVPFFGPILTLSKVPRHIAAGGLNAYKNTDIIVSRGLGAEGHVAPRIRFGARPHLILLELLPANSTKETAKSGI; translated from the coding sequence ATGAATTTTTATTTGAATGCATATTCTAAATCTAATTTCATAATCGATGTTATAGTAATTATTACTTTTATCCTCTTTCTCTTTGTGTCTTTGGGCAATAAAAGAAAGTTTGTATTCTCCAAAGAATGGGATCTTTCTTTTTATAAAAGAATTCTAATTCTTGTATTGATCTATCTTGCTCTTGCGTCCACTATTCCTTTCTTTTTGGACGTGAGTTCTTTTATTCGCGTTAGGATTGCTTGGACCGTTCTGACGATCGCTCTGCCTCTGATAGGTTTAGTTCATTTTGTATTTTCTAAAAGGACTTTTTTCTTATTCGGTTCTATCTTTTTGGTTTGTATCAAATTTTACTCCGAAGTTTGGGAGCCGAATTTTTTGGACGTGGAACGTATACAGATCCGATCGGATAAGATCGTTTCTCCCATTAAAATTGTACATATCTCTGATCTACAAACGGATGATATAAGAGATTTACATTTAGAAGTTAGAGAAGAGGCAAATCGTTTTCAACCTGACCTGATCTTGTTTACGGGAGACGTGATGAATCATGCTTCCATATATCCGATCGTAACTTCTTATCTGAAGGAATTTAAAAGTAATAATGGATTCTTTTTTGTTACCGGTGACGTGGATCATATCTTACGTTATACTGATTTTTCCAAGAAGAGCGGATCAGTCCTTTGGGATCGAAAATCGAAAGTACTTCAGGTCGGAAAAAATAAGATCGGTTTGATCGGATTAGGTTTACCTGATTATCGGAACAAAACTTTGATCTGGAGTTTGAGAAGAGAGATCCCTGAGGATATTTATTCCATTCTGATCAGTCATTATCCTGATTCTGTTTTGCACCAACCGAATGAAAAGGTGGATCTTGTTCTGGCGGGGCATACTCATGGAGGTCAGGTCCAGGTTCCGTTTTTTGGACCAATCTTAACTCTTTCCAAAGTTCCTCGTCATATTGCTGCCGGGGGCTTGAATGCTTACAAAAATACTGATATTATAGTCAGTAGAGGTTTAGGGGCAGAAGGTCATGTGGCACCAAGAATTCGATTCGGTGCAAGGCCTCATTTGATTTTGTTGGAACTCCTACCTGCAAATTCCACAAAAGAAACTGCGAAAAGCGGGATCTAA
- a CDS encoding lipoprotein LipL41 has translation MRFTLVFLFCLFAVFITCQSVTVEYPKYPATKEGRDLKQFLHGVRTVAFALEPMNSEIWSHESNRSFILMVPGKIYESFSKDSYFKILDLKDRPDVLEEKDLSLEGIQKNRKKIGEVLDADAILYVSVKQPESQCYVEAKMDYLALGMAILKVAAAGKERNRQYSRAAASLVSDPIVKPTGVRKVYIPIEANLIRIDSGEMMKTVLSKPSIIYNGVGDVSCPSILPSLSTALDESISEIQRKLSPKVESEDISIFTEDENPEVEALLLEGYEEITGENPNFQRAKISWEKADLKAKGKSWAAKANLATYYFSEGDYQKAIQFYDEAIRLGGPEDDYLKELKELMAPPPIQEEATEEK, from the coding sequence ATGCGGTTCACGTTAGTCTTTCTGTTCTGCTTGTTCGCAGTTTTTATAACCTGCCAATCCGTAACCGTAGAATATCCTAAGTATCCTGCTACAAAGGAAGGAAGGGATTTAAAACAATTCTTACACGGAGTAAGGACTGTTGCATTTGCGTTAGAACCTATGAACTCGGAAATATGGAGCCATGAAAGCAATCGCTCTTTTATACTGATGGTCCCGGGAAAAATTTATGAAAGTTTTTCGAAAGATTCTTATTTTAAAATTTTGGATCTGAAAGACAGACCGGATGTTTTGGAGGAAAAAGACCTTTCTTTGGAAGGGATACAAAAGAACAGAAAGAAGATCGGAGAAGTATTGGATGCGGATGCAATCTTATATGTTTCAGTCAAACAACCGGAGTCTCAATGTTATGTAGAAGCTAAAATGGATTATCTTGCGCTTGGGATGGCAATTCTTAAAGTAGCTGCCGCAGGGAAGGAAAGGAACCGGCAATATAGTAGAGCTGCTGCTTCTCTCGTAAGTGATCCGATTGTAAAGCCAACAGGCGTCCGAAAAGTCTATATTCCAATAGAAGCAAATTTGATCCGGATAGATTCCGGGGAAATGATGAAAACTGTCCTTAGTAAACCTTCTATAATATATAATGGAGTAGGGGACGTTAGTTGTCCTAGTATACTTCCTTCTCTTTCAACTGCGTTAGACGAGTCCATCTCCGAAATACAAAGAAAGCTTTCTCCTAAAGTTGAATCCGAAGATATTTCTATATTTACAGAAGATGAAAATCCTGAAGTAGAAGCATTACTTTTGGAAGGATACGAAGAGATCACTGGAGAAAATCCGAATTTTCAGAGAGCTAAGATCTCTTGGGAAAAAGCGGATCTAAAGGCAAAGGGTAAATCCTGGGCGGCCAAAGCAAATTTAGCTACTTATTATTTTTCAGAAGGGGATTACCAAAAGGCCATCCAATTTTATGATGAAGCAATCCGTTTAGGTGGGCCAGAAGACGATTATCTGAAAGAGTTAAAAGAATTGATGGCGCCTCCTCCGATACAAGAAGAGGCAACCGAAGAAAAGTAA
- the ftsZ gene encoding cell division protein FtsZ produces the protein MLRFEEEERSNPAIIKVLGIGGGGMNAVARMANSSLRGVEYVIMNTDEQVLKRSEIESKIALGSKTTRGMGAGGDPELGARAAEEDREKIASVIHGADMVFVTAGMGGGTGTGAAPIVAKIAKEQKCLVVGVVTIPFSFEGKRRMELAKRGVEQLRSYVDTLILVNNESIFQVVERDTPIDQAFRVIDDILLNAVRGISDIVNNPGIINVDFADVKAIMRDTGDAVMGVGEGYGENKVSEAVNFAIDNALLDSRSIAGATSLLINVTGGTDLTISDWNEVSQIITSQVDPNANIIIGLTEDADLEKRIRITVIATGFNKRAAGIGSVPKLQSQPQRKVVGLPEIEEPRQNFKTEPERISNDPEAYRALKSKNPSGNLKEDYDIPAFLRRGEKGRG, from the coding sequence ATGTTACGTTTCGAAGAAGAAGAAAGATCAAACCCTGCTATTATTAAAGTTTTAGGGATCGGCGGCGGCGGAATGAACGCAGTCGCGAGAATGGCGAATTCCAGCCTAAGAGGCGTGGAATACGTTATTATGAATACCGACGAACAGGTATTAAAACGTTCCGAGATAGAAAGTAAGATCGCATTAGGTTCCAAAACTACAAGAGGAATGGGCGCAGGAGGAGATCCTGAACTAGGCGCAAGAGCCGCAGAAGAAGACAGAGAAAAAATCGCATCCGTGATCCACGGCGCGGACATGGTCTTTGTAACTGCTGGAATGGGAGGCGGAACTGGAACAGGTGCAGCACCTATCGTTGCCAAGATCGCAAAGGAACAGAAATGTTTAGTAGTTGGAGTAGTCACTATTCCTTTTTCTTTTGAAGGAAAAAGAAGAATGGAACTCGCCAAAAGAGGCGTAGAACAACTTCGCTCTTACGTAGATACATTAATTTTAGTTAATAATGAATCCATCTTTCAAGTAGTAGAAAGAGATACTCCGATCGACCAAGCATTCAGAGTAATAGATGATATTCTTTTGAACGCAGTCAGAGGGATCAGCGATATCGTAAACAATCCAGGTATCATCAATGTGGACTTTGCAGATGTAAAGGCGATCATGAGAGATACAGGTGACGCAGTCATGGGAGTAGGAGAAGGTTATGGAGAAAACAAAGTCTCCGAAGCCGTAAACTTTGCGATCGATAACGCTTTATTAGATTCTCGATCTATCGCTGGAGCAACTTCTCTTTTAATCAATGTCACAGGCGGAACTGATCTTACTATTTCAGATTGGAATGAAGTATCTCAGATCATCACTTCTCAAGTGGATCCTAATGCAAACATCATCATCGGTTTAACTGAAGATGCAGATCTTGAAAAAAGAATTCGTATCACAGTGATCGCAACCGGTTTTAACAAAAGAGCCGCGGGCATAGGATCAGTTCCTAAATTGCAATCCCAACCTCAAAGAAAAGTGGTAGGACTTCCTGAAATAGAAGAGCCTCGTCAGAATTTCAAGACCGAACCGGAAAGGATCAGTAATGACCCGGAAGCATATAGAGCACTTAAATCCAAAAATCCTTCCGGAAATTTGAAAGAGGACTATGATATTCCTGCTTTCTTAAGAAGAGGAGAAAAAGGGAGAGGTTAA
- the ftsA gene encoding cell division protein FtsA, with translation MESSERIIVSLDLGSALTKVVVGRPISEYETEIIGTGMFPSSGIKNGSIINIEATTRSIIEAVSEAELMCGQEIGYVVVNVTGKSVRADNSKGVVAITNRDRVVTEPDIVRVIEAAQAVRVPADQEILHVLSKEFSVDDQTSIKDPIGMTGVRLEAEVHIVTAGLTALHNLEKCIEAAGLAEETRVLSSLASSDAVLTSGEKDLGTAVLDIGAGICDLIVYVDGGIAYSSVIPFGGYNVTSDLSIGLKTTIETAELVKKRFGHCSIEEIDPTETVEIPPISGRPARTVLREELVHVIEPRMREIFEMVDAELVKSGKKSFLAGGLILTGGGSLLEGIESLAEDVFRLTVTRARPAGLSGLSDRVSSPEFATAVGLIKYASRLGDMERKSQDRSETWGKKIRRWIEENL, from the coding sequence ATGGAATCTTCTGAAAGAATCATAGTCTCTCTGGATCTGGGATCAGCACTTACAAAAGTGGTGGTAGGACGTCCTATCTCCGAATACGAAACTGAAATTATCGGAACCGGAATGTTCCCTTCTTCCGGGATCAAAAACGGATCCATTATCAATATAGAAGCTACCACTCGCTCCATCATAGAAGCAGTGAGCGAGGCTGAACTTATGTGTGGGCAAGAGATTGGTTATGTCGTTGTGAATGTAACCGGCAAATCAGTTCGCGCAGACAATTCCAAGGGAGTGGTCGCAATCACTAATAGAGATAGAGTCGTAACCGAGCCTGATATAGTGAGAGTGATAGAAGCTGCGCAAGCAGTTCGTGTTCCCGCTGACCAAGAAATTTTACATGTTCTTTCCAAAGAATTCTCTGTAGACGATCAAACTTCCATCAAAGATCCGATCGGAATGACCGGAGTTCGTTTAGAAGCAGAAGTACATATAGTCACAGCAGGTCTAACAGCACTTCATAATTTAGAAAAATGTATTGAAGCGGCCGGTTTAGCAGAAGAGACAAGAGTTCTTTCTAGTTTAGCTTCTTCCGATGCAGTTTTAACTTCTGGCGAAAAAGATTTAGGAACTGCAGTGTTAGATATTGGCGCAGGTATCTGCGATCTGATCGTTTATGTGGACGGAGGGATCGCTTATTCTTCCGTTATTCCATTCGGTGGATATAATGTTACTTCCGATCTTTCTATCGGTTTAAAAACTACCATCGAAACTGCTGAGCTTGTGAAAAAAAGATTCGGTCATTGTTCTATAGAAGAAATAGATCCAACCGAAACAGTAGAAATCCCGCCGATCAGCGGAAGACCTGCGAGAACAGTTCTCCGAGAAGAACTAGTTCATGTAATCGAGCCTCGTATGAGGGAAATTTTCGAAATGGTGGATGCGGAACTCGTTAAGTCCGGAAAAAAATCCTTCTTAGCAGGAGGCTTGATCCTTACTGGCGGAGGAAGTCTTTTAGAAGGAATAGAAAGTTTGGCAGAAGACGTATTTCGTCTAACGGTAACTCGTGCAAGACCGGCAGGACTTTCCGGACTTTCGGATAGAGTTTCTTCTCCTGAATTCGCTACCGCAGTCGGACTTATCAAATACGCCTCCAGATTAGGGGACATGGAAAGAAAATCCCAAGACAGAAGCGAGACTTGGGGCAAAAAAATTCGGAGATGGATAGAGGAAAACCTCTAG
- a CDS encoding cell division protein FtsQ/DivIB has translation MRHNIIDFLKESVQKRTSWWLLAFLFLMASTLGWGFRRGTLPQELNKLILTGHETLRTEEIVQIMGIQPGTSFENYDLGQMEHRLTSHPRIKSAHLEKKTDDQLLVEITERKPNYLVNSDGHLFEIDSDLKILSMDDVRSRGLTVLSGTFPREKGEVVGAAFKDLHTSVENAFRSYPALKTRISEVSLHEDGEIFVYADTPLSVRVQVGTLFQTEQVRKLYAVLAYLEKEKVRPKLVDIRGEDAVYH, from the coding sequence ATGAGACATAATATAATTGACTTTTTGAAAGAATCCGTTCAAAAAAGAACGAGTTGGTGGCTTCTGGCCTTCCTCTTTCTAATGGCGAGTACTTTAGGCTGGGGATTTAGGAGAGGGACCCTTCCCCAGGAGTTGAATAAACTCATACTGACAGGACACGAAACTCTTAGAACGGAAGAAATAGTTCAGATCATGGGTATCCAACCGGGAACCTCTTTCGAAAATTACGACCTCGGCCAAATGGAACACCGACTTACCTCACATCCCAGAATCAAATCCGCACACTTGGAAAAAAAAACGGACGATCAATTGCTGGTGGAGATCACCGAAAGAAAGCCGAATTATCTTGTGAACTCTGACGGTCATCTTTTCGAGATTGATTCCGACCTAAAGATCCTTTCCATGGATGATGTTAGAAGCCGAGGACTCACTGTTCTTTCCGGAACATTTCCAAGAGAAAAAGGAGAAGTAGTCGGCGCTGCATTCAAAGACCTTCATACTTCCGTGGAAAATGCATTTCGTTCTTATCCAGCATTAAAGACTCGCATCTCAGAAGTTTCCTTGCATGAAGACGGAGAAATTTTTGTCTACGCAGACACTCCTCTTTCGGTTCGTGTACAAGTTGGGACCTTATTCCAAACGGAACAGGTCAGAAAGTTATACGCTGTATTAGCATATCTTGAAAAAGAAAAAGTCCGCCCCAAACTCGTGGACATACGAGGAGAAGACGCGGTCTACCATTAA
- a CDS encoding MlaD family protein, with product MKFPIPSPIHLGFVFFCAFFVLLYQSVIERSGSEEDYPYTLKIYYPKSQGIRPGTPVSILGLARGIVRDVDVVGIEEVPDKRFLDKNRTKAVEITIRLAEPITLYSNYDISFRTATVLAGRTIDINPGNAEEDSKQSFFKPTYKEEEGFRPDFAPSARYYDDFFAASTGVIRENKQDINLMFANLEEISYKLKSSNGSVPRFINDPDTYDNLAETLTDMRILGDDARRYVEGYRKIERSAPIPFSINLYRRTTIIGGISSDFYLNKL from the coding sequence ATGAAATTTCCGATCCCTTCTCCCATTCATCTAGGTTTCGTTTTCTTTTGTGCTTTTTTCGTACTCTTATATCAATCAGTGATCGAGCGATCTGGTTCCGAAGAAGATTATCCTTATACTTTAAAAATTTATTATCCTAAGTCCCAAGGTATACGCCCTGGAACTCCAGTCAGCATTTTAGGATTGGCGAGGGGAATCGTTCGTGATGTGGATGTGGTCGGGATTGAAGAAGTTCCGGACAAAAGATTTTTAGATAAGAATAGGACCAAGGCGGTAGAGATCACTATCCGTCTTGCAGAGCCGATCACATTGTATTCAAATTACGATATCAGTTTTAGAACTGCTACAGTTCTTGCCGGACGAACTATAGATATCAATCCCGGAAACGCAGAAGAAGATTCCAAGCAATCATTCTTCAAACCGACATACAAGGAAGAGGAGGGTTTTCGTCCGGACTTTGCTCCTTCTGCCAGATACTATGACGACTTTTTTGCGGCATCCACAGGCGTGATCCGTGAGAACAAACAAGATATCAATTTGATGTTTGCAAACTTGGAAGAGATTTCTTACAAACTTAAAAGTAGTAATGGTTCCGTTCCAAGGTTTATAAACGATCCGGATACATACGATAATCTGGCTGAGACATTGACCGATATGAGAATTTTAGGGGACGATGCAAGAAGATATGTCGAAGGATATCGCAAGATAGAAAGAAGCGCTCCTATCCCTTTCTCCATCAATTTGTATCGCAGGACCACTATCATCGGTGGGATTTCCAGCGATTTCTATCTAAACAAACTATAA
- a CDS encoding glycosyltransferase, whose protein sequence is MKVAVIHDWLNGMRGGEIVLDSILKVFPDADLFTLFYEKGKLNERIENRKIITAFTDRLPFKSKYRWYLPLFPTAIESLDLRGYDLIVSSSHCVAKGIIPDPDSIHISYVHSPMRYVWDLYYDYFPARSGFKFFAFQLVSNYLRNWDSVSSNRVDSFLCNSEFVSRRIQKFYRRNSKVVYPPCLPTGFKVKAEKKENFDLIVSAFAPYKRIDLAIEAYRKNGRPLKILGSGQEYKKLIKDLPPNVEILPHRPRNEVQEYMAKAKTFIFPGMEDFGIAPVEAQGYCTPVLAYAKGGALETVVSGKTGLFFREQTVEALNSALQESDRKEWKSKDFQTSVNRFTEEKFIIQIQKTVETINKNSGKRRGI, encoded by the coding sequence ATGAAAGTCGCAGTGATCCATGATTGGCTGAATGGAATGAGAGGAGGAGAGATCGTTCTCGATTCTATCCTGAAAGTATTTCCGGATGCGGACCTATTTACCCTTTTTTATGAAAAAGGAAAGTTAAACGAAAGAATAGAAAATAGAAAGATCATAACAGCATTCACAGATAGGCTTCCTTTCAAATCCAAATACCGCTGGTATCTTCCTTTATTTCCTACTGCGATAGAGTCCTTGGACCTAAGAGGATATGATCTGATAGTATCTTCTTCTCATTGCGTTGCGAAAGGTATAATCCCGGATCCTGATTCGATCCATATTAGCTATGTACATTCTCCCATGAGATATGTTTGGGATCTGTATTATGATTATTTTCCTGCAAGAAGTGGTTTTAAATTTTTCGCATTCCAACTTGTTTCTAATTATCTTCGCAACTGGGATTCTGTTTCTTCCAACAGAGTGGATTCTTTCTTATGCAACTCTGAGTTTGTTTCCAGAAGGATCCAAAAATTTTATAGAAGAAATTCCAAGGTAGTATATCCTCCTTGTTTGCCTACAGGCTTTAAGGTCAAAGCGGAGAAGAAGGAAAACTTCGACCTAATCGTTTCCGCATTCGCTCCTTATAAACGGATCGACTTGGCGATAGAAGCATATAGAAAGAATGGTAGGCCACTCAAAATTTTAGGAAGCGGGCAAGAATATAAAAAACTTATAAAAGATCTTCCACCCAATGTGGAGATCTTACCGCATAGACCAAGGAATGAAGTGCAAGAGTATATGGCCAAGGCGAAGACATTCATTTTTCCCGGAATGGAAGATTTCGGGATCGCGCCAGTAGAGGCTCAGGGGTATTGTACTCCTGTTCTGGCTTATGCAAAAGGTGGAGCTTTGGAAACAGTGGTTTCTGGAAAGACCGGGCTATTCTTCCGGGAGCAAACAGTGGAGGCATTGAACTCCGCGCTACAGGAATCGGACCGAAAAGAATGGAAATCTAAGGACTTTCAGACCTCGGTAAACCGTTTTACAGAGGAAAAATTCATCATCCAAATCCAAAAGACGGTCGAGACTATAAACAAGAACTCTGGAAAAAGGAGGGGCATTTGA
- a CDS encoding flagellar FlbD family protein, with the protein MITLHRLKGNEFVLNASHIECIEANPDTTITLSNDRKYVVQESIPEVIEKILEFKKRVLVFPLGSAPDQFKRAD; encoded by the coding sequence TTGATTACTTTGCATAGATTAAAAGGTAATGAATTCGTTCTAAATGCCTCTCATATAGAATGTATCGAGGCTAATCCGGATACTACGATCACTTTGTCTAACGATAGAAAATATGTGGTTCAAGAAAGTATACCCGAAGTGATCGAAAAAATTTTGGAGTTCAAGAAACGAGTGCTGGTGTTTCCTTTGGGTTCCGCGCCGGATCAATTTAAGAGGGCAGATTAA
- a CDS encoding motility protein A, translating to MDIATIIGFGSAVVVFAFGILSAGLNPIDIVDVPSVLITFGGATACTVMAVPWQNTLELGKVTRKAFREEKSDLIGLIKTLVSFSEKARREGLLALEDDVNELPEEFLRKGITLVVDGTDPELVRNIMETEMSNIASRHSAGKAWWENWGALAPAFGMIGTLIGLVQMLKNLGSGDASAIGTGMAAALITTLYGSMGANMIAIPIMKKLIRKSEDELLVRQIMIEGTLSIQSGDNPRIVKDKLASYLPPGERGVLKDEND from the coding sequence ATGGATATAGCTACAATCATAGGTTTCGGCTCTGCAGTCGTTGTATTCGCTTTCGGGATTCTTTCCGCCGGTTTGAACCCGATCGATATCGTGGACGTACCTTCCGTATTGATCACATTCGGAGGAGCGACCGCTTGTACTGTGATGGCGGTCCCTTGGCAAAATACCTTGGAATTGGGCAAGGTAACTCGTAAGGCTTTCAGAGAAGAGAAAAGCGATCTAATCGGACTCATTAAAACTTTAGTTTCCTTCTCGGAGAAAGCGAGAAGAGAGGGTCTACTCGCGTTGGAAGACGACGTGAACGAATTACCTGAAGAATTTTTAAGAAAGGGAATTACCCTTGTAGTCGACGGAACCGACCCTGAACTCGTTCGGAATATTATGGAAACCGAAATGAGTAATATTGCTTCCAGGCACAGTGCCGGAAAAGCTTGGTGGGAAAACTGGGGAGCACTTGCTCCGGCATTCGGGATGATCGGAACTCTGATTGGACTCGTTCAGATGTTAAAGAACCTTGGATCCGGAGACGCGAGTGCGATCGGAACAGGGATGGCGGCCGCTTTGATTACCACATTGTACGGATCTATGGGAGCCAACATGATCGCTATCCCTATTATGAAAAAACTCATACGTAAATCCGAAGACGAACTCTTAGTAAGACAGATCATGATAGAAGGTACACTCTCCATTCAATCGGGAGATAACCCTCGTATCGTAAAAGACAAGCTCGCAAGTTATCTGCCACCTGGCGAACGCGGCGTCTTAAAAGACGAAAACGATTAA